The nucleotide sequence AATCTTAAATAAAACTATCATATGTGTATTATAATGTTTAACTCCCATCATAAACAATCTCCCAATTCATACGCTCTAAATCTTGTGTGGTTAAATCATAACGCTTCAGATAGAGATTATCTCTTTTTACTTGCCCCCAAGGAATAGAATCTATAAGCTTCCTATCAAATAACCATATGTAAAGTTTATCATTATTAGAATAATTTCTACCTTTAAAATAACCTCCAAATTCTAAAGTGCCATTACTAATGATTAAAAAATCTCTAGTGGGAGCTCTATCTAAAATAGAAATGGAACCCCTATACAAAAAATAAATGTCTTTATTTGTATTGTTTTTGATACAAATAGTAGCATCTATATTATCCTTATCTTTATCCGGACAAGCACAGAATAAAGATAAAACTAATACAAGAATAGTTATTCTTTTTATATAATTCATAACATCTAAAATTTACATAAAACTTCTACCAAATGAAAAATAGAAAAAATCAGAAAAGTGAAGGGTAAATTTAGACGAATGCCCATTTAGATTAAAATTCCTATTTCTAGGATTCATATATGGTGAAGATGTGTTTTCTTCTTTAAAAGACTTTAAGTCAAAGTAATTCTCACTTCCTTCTGTATATCCTTTTGCTCCGGAACCATAAACTTTATTAAAATATTTTCCTGCCAAACTATTTGCCATAGTTTCATACCAACGCGAATCGTGTTTCTCAGGCTGTATCCAAGCATCCATAAAACTTGGTATAGCTACGGTTGTCATATACAAAGGCCCCATAATTTGTCCTTGCAGGTAATGTCCATACTCGTGTACAAATAGGTGGTCTCTCCAATCGGCTTTAAAACCTCGAGGCCCCGTTATGTAATTTCCTAATGTAAAAGCTCCTTTTTTTATGGTTGTTGATACTGCTACAGCTCCATCAAGATGGGTAACATCCAATACATTACCACTTATATTTAATACGTGATTAACAAAATTTCCTAAGAACACTTGTTGAGACTGCCAAGTCCATTTTGATACTACTTGCCAAAAATCACCTGTAAACATACCTCTATCTATTTCAAAAGCCTTTTCTGTTTCTTCATAATCATAATGATGAAAATTCACTCCATGAGTAAAAGTATTTTCAATAATTTCCCACATATAAGTAAGAATAGTTCCTATAAACTCTCCATTTTGGCCTACATACACCAGTGGGTTATTCAAACAGTACCCATACCTATTAAAGTTTTGAGTGTTAAAAGGGTCTTGTACATAGTTATCGGGTTGTAAGAAACGGTGTAGCGCAGGGTCGTACAACCGCCCATTCATATGGATAAGTCCTACCGTTTGTAGGTGTTCGTGCCCTGTAAAGCCTCTATCTAATAAAGTTAAACCTTTTAACACTTTTCCCGCTCCATCTTCTACTTTTATGGGTTGTCCCCAAGCATCAAAGTGTCTGCGCTCGGCTATATTACCATTCTCATCGGTGAGCATTACTATAGAACCCAAGTAATCTCTATGTAAGTAATAGAATTTTTGCGCTTCACCGTCCGAAATGAGTATCACTTTTACCTTCCATATTTAGGATACATTTTCATTTGTGACATTGCAGGAGTAGGAGGATAGGGGACACGAAACTTCAAAAGTTTACAATCTTCATAACTTAAGTCATAACGCTTTAGTATTTTATAATCTCTCCGTACCTCTTCCCAGCTATATTTATTTAAGGTATCAGTACTAAAAATAAAAATTGATAAAGTATCTTTAGGAAAAGATTTAAAATCATCTTGCCAATCTCCTGTTCCAAATCTACCAGTTTTTAATTTTTCTAATGTATTAGGTTTGTATTTCATAGTTATTAAGGTATCAGGATATAGAAAATCAAATCCTAATTTTGCAGGATAAACACTTATAGTATAAGTGCTATTGTTTTCTATATATAAAACATCTTCCCCTTTATCCATATATAATTCACATCCTGAGAAAAATATTGATATAAGTGTTAAATATAATCTTTTCATAAGCTCATTTTTTTTCGTTTTCT is from Capnocytophaga ochracea DSM 7271 and encodes:
- a CDS encoding RHS repeat domain-containing protein, whose translation is MILISDGEAQKFYYLHRDYLGSIVMLTDENGNIAERRHFDAWGQPIKVEDGAGKVLKGLTLLDRGFTGHEHLQTVGLIHMNGRLYDPALHRFLQPDNYVQDPFNTQNFNRYGYCLNNPLVYVGQNGEFIGTILTYMWEIIENTFTHGVNFHHYDYEETEKAFEIDRGMFTGDFWQVVSKWTWQSQQVFLGNFVNHVLNISGNVLDVTHLDGAVAVSTTIKKGAFTLGNYITGPRGFKADWRDHLFVHEYGHYLQGQIMGPLYMTTVAIPSFMDAWIQPEKHDSRWYETMANSLAGKYFNKVYGSGAKGYTEGSENYFDLKSFKEENTSSPYMNPRNRNFNLNGHSSKFTLHFSDFFYFSFGRSFM